The sequence TTCTACTTTTTGAATCAGCTGAAAGCTCTGCTTTTTCTACAAGATAACGTACATAACTTTTTTCATCAGTACGATAAAATCCTTGTAAACGTTTCCTAAGTTCGTTAGGTTCTTGTATAGAGCTTATCATATATCACTATCTCCAAAAATATTTCGACACCATATGCATGGTAGAATTATATCATAACTTTGCGCAGAGCAAATTGTTATTTATTAAAGCAGAAAGTGCAGCAAATAACTTCGCTGAATAAATCATATTAGAAAATAAGTAAAGCTAATTTAGGTTTTGACCATTCAAGCACCTTGCACTCCTTGAGCTAATGCTAGTTCATTTACTTGGCTTAAAGCGTTTTCATCTGACACATTTTCTAATTTGCTTTTAGGTAATGCAATATCTTTTATCGACTCAACAATAGCACTAAAAATACAGATTCCAGTAAAGATTAGCATAAGTATGTCTGAGCTGACAGTAAAACATGCAACCATAGCAAATATGTAAAGAACACCGAATGCTATTTGCTCAAAACGAGAAGGCTTTAAAAGTGATAATTCTTTTCTAAATTCTTGAGGATTTTCTATGAGTGTTTCAATAAGACTTAATACACTTTTACTTCGTTCTCCTTTATAAAGTTCATATATGTTGCTAGCTAAACTTGCCATACCTAATAATACATATACCTGAATCACAACAGATGGGAAATATAAAGCTGCAAGTGGGAAAAAGATCACTGAAGCTACAGCATAGAGCTTAATTGCATAACTTCGACTAAAATCTTTTTCACTATTTTGAGCTACTTTGTTGATAGCCCAGAAAAGACCATAAACTGCGGATACAACTGGTAGGATCCAAAAATTGATCATACCAAAATAAAACATGTATAAACTTGCCGAGAGTCCAGCTGAAGCTAGAGCAACCATAATGCTTGCTACTATGATTTTTGTTCTACTCATTTTTACTAATTTTTAATAAATAACTAAATGTTAACATAAAATCGGCACTAAGTCAATCATGGACAACCAGGACATAGATATACAGCCTCAAAGTACGATGGATAATGAGCTACCATCAAAGGAGCAATTATTGGGCCGTACACCTAAATTTCAAGCTTAATGCACCTAAATATACAATCATTCCCAGCAAAATCATAGGTATCGAAAGCAGTTGCCCCATAGTCAAATCAAGCCATAGGTAACCAATCTGATAATCTGGTTCACGAAAAAATTCAATTAAAAAGCGTGCTGTTCCATACCACATCACTACAACACCAGTTAATGCGCCTTGAAATAGTCTTATCCTTGTTAGAAAAAACAGTGAATTTGCAGCTATAAAGAGCAACAACCCCTCAGAAAATGCTTCATACAACTGACTTGGATGACGTAGCAAATTATCACCACTTTCTGGGAACACCATGCCCCACGGCATGTTTGTTACCCTACCGAACAATTCTCCGTTGATAAAATTTCCTATGCGACCCAAAAACAGACCTACAGGGATTCCGCAAGAGACTAGGTCTAGTGTGTAAAATATAGGAATATTATGTCTTTTGCATGAAATTATCACTGCACACAAAACCCCTATAGCACCACCATGAAAGGACATTCCACCTTCCCAGGTCTTTAATATCTGGGTAGGATCACTTATATAAAAACCTGGTTCATATATCAACACATAGCCGAGTCTACCACCAATGATAATTCCTACAATAGTAAATGTTAATAATGAATCGTAAAAATTCTTAGTGAATATTTTTTGGTTATCGAGCTTATGTAAATACCAATATGCAAATATTATACCTAGAACATATGCTAAAGAATACCAGTATACAGATACAGGACCGATGCTGAAAATTATTGGGTTTAAAGACATATAACTAGCTTGAATGGGATTCCTGTATCCAAGTGAATACTGTCATCCCAGTGCGTGACACTGGGATCCATCTTATCTTCACCATGGATATTACCTTTGATATATGTTCCTAAAATATGTTGCTCACTGCCTAATGTGTAAATATTTTTACACCTAGATCCCAGTGTCACACACTGGGATGACAGGAAAAAAAAGCACTGGTATGACAAGATGGTAGGCCACTGGGATGACAAAAGGTGTGCTACTCGGATTACAAAGGATAGCTGTTGAGATGACAAAAAGAGGTACTGATAAAAACTTAAATCTAGCCAATTTCGGTTTGCATCAGCCATATTATAAATCATTTTTAGATAATCTGCTTTTTTCACGATCCCACTCTCTTTGTTTTATGGTTGCTCGTTTATCATAAAGTTTTTTTCCTTTTACTATAGCAATTTTAGTTTTTGCTAGCCCTTTGTCATTAAAATAGATCGAAAGTGGCACAACAGTAATGCCAGCAGTTTTAATTTGGCCAATCAATTTATTTATTTCCTTTTTATGCAAGAGTAGTTTGCGTTCTCTTTTTGGCTTATGGTTTTTTCGATTCGCAGCTTTATATTCTGCAATGTGCATATTATGCAGCCATATTTCACTATTTTTTTCAATTACATAAGCATCAGAAATGTTTGCTTTTCTTTCTCTGAGTGACTTCACTTCACTGCTTAATAAAACCATACCAGCTTCAAACTCTTCTAAGATGAAATATTCAAATCTTGCTTTTCTATTTTCTGTAATAACTTCCATATCTGAAGGATATCTTTAAGCCTATATATTACAGGATTTTTGACTTAATTCATAATATATCTTTCCTTAAAGGGTCATTTGAGTTATATCATAGACCATGAAAAATCTCAATTTTAGGAAAGAGATCAAGTTTTTTTCTCTATCTTTTATAACTTTATTTGCTCTATGGACTATATTGTCTGGCTATTTTGAGCCTTTTTTTATCTTGTGTGGGATAGCCTCTTCTGTATTCACGCTATTTGTCTTTGGGCGATTGATAAACGCTGAAAGCTCTCTAAGTCAAATCTTAAATGGTACGAGCAAACTGTCATTTTATAGGCTAATAAGTTATATACCATGGCTGATGTACCAAATGATCCTATCAAGCATTTATGTAACAAAAAAGGTACTACAAATTAAGCCCAAACTTGAGCCAATTATCATCCTAAAGAAATGCAAAGGGCACAATGATGAAAGCATTGCGTTATTTGCCAACTCAGTGACAATCACCCCAGGAACTTTAACTATCGACGTAGAAAACAAAAAACAAACGTATTTGTCTACAATATGCTTGATAGATAAAAGTCTTGAAACTGGCATTTCTGAAATAGAAAACAAAGTCTTAAAAACATTACGTTCAACTAAGTGATTGTCTTAAACAGGTTAACAGCATCCTTATATTCTTTTATAAGGCTTTCAAGCATTTCTTTTGGAATACCGCTATCAATAATAGAGTATAAGTAGTTGTACAAATCTTCTAATCTTGATATGTTATTTTTTTTCTTGCTGTTAAATTTATATGGAAAAATATCTTCCAAAACTTCAATAGCTGTAGCTTTATTGCAAGATATATTTTCACTTGTTACGCTTACTTTTGCTAAAATAGTATTGATTTCAGGTTCATCATTTGTATAAAAGTCTGATAGCTCAGTTATCTTGATAACATATAAAATTACTATTTTTGATAAGCAATTGTCAGCATATTCACAATTTTTTATCGCTTCCCATTGAGTAACCTGAGATTTACTTATTTTTGCGTTATTTGGTAGTTTGCTCATTCAACTTTCTCCATTTAATTCAGTGAACAAATTATACTCATACTTTGTTAAATAAATGATAATGCAATTACAAAAATATATACTTAGAATAGTATATTTCTTAAAAATAGCATAATATTGCTAAAATTAAACATTAAAGTTAATTTATTAAAAATATATATTAATAAATATTTAATTTAGACTGAACATTAAGTACGCATTGAAGGAGATAAATCACTACCGTCACCTCTAGTGATTTCTATGTTATCGAGTGAGCTGCCGGGTTGCTCTATTAAGCTGTAAAACGACGATTGCAAATAAAAAACGTCTCTAATCCTATTTAGCACATTAGGTAGCTCAAAATCATATATAACATCTGGTGAGAGTGGCACCTTGCG is a genomic window of Wolbachia endosymbiont of Folsomia candida containing:
- a CDS encoding Na+/H+ antiporter subunit E, whose amino-acid sequence is MKNLNFRKEIKFFSLSFITLFALWTILSGYFEPFFILCGIASSVFTLFVFGRLINAESSLSQILNGTSKLSFYRLISYIPWLMYQMILSSIYVTKKVLQIKPKLEPIIILKKCKGHNDESIALFANSVTITPGTLTIDVENKKQTYLSTICLIDKSLETGISEIENKVLKTLRSTK
- a CDS encoding DUF4395 family protein, giving the protein MSRTKIIVASIMVALASAGLSASLYMFYFGMINFWILPVVSAVYGLFWAINKVAQNSEKDFSRSYAIKLYAVASVIFFPLAALYFPSVVIQVYVLLGMASLASNIYELYKGERSKSVLSLIETLIENPQEFRKELSLLKPSRFEQIAFGVLYIFAMVACFTVSSDILMLIFTGICIFSAIVESIKDIALPKSKLENVSDENALSQVNELALAQGVQGA
- the smpB gene encoding SsrA-binding protein SmpB, which produces MEVITENRKARFEYFILEEFEAGMVLLSSEVKSLRERKANISDAYVIEKNSEIWLHNMHIAEYKAANRKNHKPKRERKLLLHKKEINKLIGQIKTAGITVVPLSIYFNDKGLAKTKIAIVKGKKLYDKRATIKQREWDREKSRLSKNDL
- the lgt gene encoding prolipoprotein diacylglyceryl transferase, whose protein sequence is MSLNPIIFSIGPVSVYWYSLAYVLGIIFAYWYLHKLDNQKIFTKNFYDSLLTFTIVGIIIGGRLGYVLIYEPGFYISDPTQILKTWEGGMSFHGGAIGVLCAVIISCKRHNIPIFYTLDLVSCGIPVGLFLGRIGNFINGELFGRVTNMPWGMVFPESGDNLLRHPSQLYEAFSEGLLLFIAANSLFFLTRIRLFQGALTGVVVMWYGTARFLIEFFREPDYQIGYLWLDLTMGQLLSIPMILLGMIVYLGALSLKFRCTAQ